The Triticum dicoccoides isolate Atlit2015 ecotype Zavitan chromosome 6A, WEW_v2.0, whole genome shotgun sequence genome has a window encoding:
- the LOC119316225 gene encoding glycine-rich RNA-binding protein 1-like: MFHIVQRSSSNSSTGRIRGEAARAGSEELAAARAGEKEQQQQHGQISTGELLVHRIVEASSRDASRGSRRRTRGSSRRMRGSTRVDAHELEEDARGLQEGSARPRGRRGRRFRRSPHAAGGDHGGAGLGCGGRGGNWGRRREQVLGYGGGAQLGSPAPGESRSWAAPAPGDGQATGRGRRRGGGTCLKRF, from the exons ATGTTTCACAT AGTGCAGAGGAGTAGCAGCAATAGCAGCACGGGCAGGATCAGAGGAGAAGCAGCACGGGCAGGGTCAGAGGAGTTAGCAGCAGCACGGGCGGGGgagaaggagcagcagcagcagcacgggcAGATCTCCACCGGCGAGCTCCTGGTCCACCGGATTGTGGAGGCAAGTTCCCGCGACGCCAGTAGGGGATCGCGGCGGCGCACACGCGGGAGCTCCAGGAGGATGCGCGGGAGCACGAGGGTGGACGCACACGAGCTTGAGGAGGATGCGCGGGGGCTCCAAGAGGGAAGCGCGCGGCCTCGAGGAAGACGTGGCAGGAGATTCCGGCGAAGCCCGCATGCAGCGGGAGGAGACCACGGCGGCGCAGGTCTGGGCTGCGGCGGCAGAGGAGGTAATTGGGGAAGGCGGCGAGAGCAGGTACTTGGCTACGGAGGAGGAGCTCAGCTGGGCTCGCCGGCCCCTGGCGAATCACGCAGCTGGGCGGCGCCGGCCCCTGGCGATGGGCAGGCGACGGGCAGAGGAAGAAGACGGGGCGGAGGGACTTGTTTGAAACGCTTTTGA
- the LOC119316224 gene encoding pentatricopeptide repeat-containing protein At4g14850-like, whose translation MSADPQLLAAAVEAAIASRSPRLGRAAHARALRLLSPGIPPFICAHLVNLYSKLDLPAAAASALASDPSPTVVSFTAFISGAAQHARPLPALSAFAAMLRLGLRPNDFTFPSAFKAAASAPPRSAAGPQIHALAIRFGYLPADAFVSCAALDMYFKTGRLGLARRLFEEMPNRNVVAWNAVMTNAVLAGRPLETVQAYFGLREAGGMPNVVSVCAFFNACAGAMLLLPGAQFHGFVVKCGFDMDVSVSNAMLDFYGKCRCAEKAKMVFDAMRVRNSVSWCSMVVAYAQNGAEEDAFAVYLGARRAGEEPTDFMVSSVLTTCAGLLGLDLGRALHAVAVRSCIDANIFVASALVDMYGKCGGVEDAHHVFVDMPQRNLVTWNAMIGGHANIGDAINALAVFSDMIASGETAPNYITLVNVITACSRGGLTKEGYELFETMRERFGIEPRTEHYACVVDLLGRAGMEERAYEIIQRMPMRPSISLWGALLGACKMHGKTELGRIAAEKLFELDPQDSGNHVLLSNMLASAGRWAEATYVRKEMKDVGIKKDPGCSWITWKNGVHVFHAKDTKHEMNSEIRALLAKLKKQMQASGYMPDTQYSLYDLEEEEKESEVFQHSEKLALAYGLIHIPPGVPIRITKNLRICVDCHRAFKFISGIVDREIIVRDNNRFHHFKQYECSCKDYW comes from the exons ATGTCGGCGGACCCCCAGCTCCTTGCGGCGGCTGTGGAGGCCGCGATCGCCTCGCGCTCCCCACGGCTCGGCCGTGCCGCGCACGCGCGCGCGCTCAGGCTGCTATCGCCGGGCATCCCGCCCTTCATCTGCGCGCACCTTGTCAACCTCTATTCCAAGctcgacctccccgcggccgccgcctccgccctcgcctccgACCCCAGCCCCACCGTCGTGTCATTCACGGCCTTCATCTCCGGCGCCGCGCAGCACGCGCGCCCGCTCCCCGCCCTCTCCGCCTTCGCCGCCATGCTCCGCCTCGGCCTCCGCCCCAACGACTTCACCTTCCCCTCCGCGTTCaaggccgccgcctccgcgccccctcgctccgccgccggcccgcagaTACACGCGCTCGCCATTAGGTTCGGCTACCTCCCCGCCGACGCCTTCGTCTCGTGCGCCGCGCTGGACATGTACTTCAAGACCGGCCGCCTCGGCCTGGCCCGCCGCCTGTTCGAGGAAATGCCTAACAGAAACGTGGTGGCGTGGAACGCGGTGATGACCAACGCCGTGCTCGCCGGCCGGCCCCTCGAGACGGTCCAAGCTTACTTTGGGCTCCGGGAGGCTGGTGGGATGCCGAATGTCGTCTCGGTCTGTGCGTTCTTCAACGCGTGCGCCGGGGCGATGCTCCTGTTGCCTGGGGCCCAATTCCATGGGTTCGTGGTGAAGTGCGGTTTTGACATGGATGTCTCGGTGTCGAATGCGATGCTTGATTTCTATGGGAAGTGCCGATGCGCGGAGAAGGCAAAGATGGTGTTTGATGCGATGAGAGTCAGGAACAGTGTATCATGGTGTTCCATGGTTGTTGCATATGCACAGAACGGGGCAGAGGAGGATGCTTTTGCTGTGTACCTGGGTGCGAGGAGGGCGGGGGAAGAGCCGACTGACTTCATGGTCTCCAGCGTGCTCACTACATGCGCAGGCCTGCTAGGCCTTGACCTTGGGCGTGCTCTGCATGCAGTTGCTGTTCGCTCTTGCATCGATGCAAACATCTTTGTTGCAAGTGCATTGGTTGACATGTATGGCAAGTGCGGGGGTGTTGAAGATGCTCACCATGTCTTTGTCGATATGCCACAGCGGAATCTTGTCACATGGAATGCGATGATTGGAGGGCATGCTAACATCGGTGATGCTATAAACGCACTTGCAGTGTTCAGTGATATGATAGCGAGTGGAGAGACAGCACCTAACTACATCACACTTGTAAATGTGATCACAGCCTGCAGTAGAGGAGGTTTGACCAAGGAAGGCTATGAGCTGTTTGAGACAATGAGGGAGAGGTTTGGGATAGAACCACGGACTGAGCACTATGCTTGCGTGGTTGACTTGCTTGGGCGTGCAGGAATGGAAGAGCGAGCTTATGAGATTATACAGAGGATGCCAATGAGACCTTCCATTTCTCTCTGGGGAGCACTACTTGGGGCATGCAAGATGCATGGGAAGACAGAGCTGGGAAGGATTGCAGCTGAGAAGTTGTTTGAACTTGACCCTCAGGACTCTGGCAATCACGTGCTGCTCTCAAACATGCTTGCATCAGCTGGCAG GTGGGCAGAAGCAACTTATGTGAGGAAGGAGATGAAAGATGTCGGAATCAAGAAAGACCCAGGGTGTAGCTGGATCACTTGGAAAAATGGTGTGCATGTTTTCCATGCCAAGGACACCAAACATGAGATGAATAGCGAGATCCGGGCATTACTGGCCAAGCTTAAAAAACAAATGCAAGCTTCTGGGTACATGCCAGACACACAATATTCACTTTATGATCTTGAGGAAGAAGAGAAAGAATCAGAGGTGTTTCAACATAGTGAGAAGCTTGCCCTGGCCTATGGACTCATTCACATTCCGCCTGGTGTACCTATAAGGATCACAAAGAACTTGAGAATATGTGTGGATTGTCACCGAGCTTTCAAGTTTATATCTGGTATTGTTGATAGGGAGATAATTGTGAGGGACAATAATAGGTTTCATCACTTCAAACAATATGAATGTTCATGCAAGGATTACTGGTGA
- the LOC119318949 gene encoding zealexin A1 synthase-like produces the protein MEQWAYYLCLFLALLLPLLLLNLRLNTKRPGVRLPPGPWRLPVIGSLHHLAGNPLVHRVMADLAGRLDAPLMYLKLGEVPVVVATSPEAAREIMRTHDVVFATRPWSPTMKIMNSEGEGLVFARYGTPWRQLRKICILELLSARRVQSFRHIREDEVGRLVAAVAAVPPGEPVNLSERIAVLITDSAVRAMIGDRFKRREEFLQTLEEGVKLATGFNLGDFFPSSLLANFISGTARLAEENHRKSYELMEYAIKQHEEQRAAASANGDVEEGEDLVGALLRIRKEGGLDVPLTMGMVKGVILDLFGAGSETSATTLQWAMSELMRNPNVMRKVQAKVRGNLQEKHKVTEDDLTDLKYLKLVIKETMRLHPAAPLLLPREASEPCKILGYNVPKGTTVLVNAWAIGRDPRHWEDSEEFKPERFDSGTIDFKGTDFEYIPFGAGRRMCPGMTFAQANMEIVLAALVYHFDWELPNGVKPDGLDMTEKMGVTVRRKNDLHLYHVVRVPPI, from the exons ATGGAGCAATGGGCGTACTACCTCTGCCTCTTCTTggctctcctcctccctctcctgctCCTCAACCTCAGGCTCAACACCAAGCGTCCCGGCGTGCGTCTGCCACCAGGCCCATGGCGGCTGCCGGTCATCGGCAGCCTGCACCACCTCGCCGGTAACCCGCTCGTGCACCGTGTCATGGCTGACCTCGCGGGCCGGCTGGACGCGCCGCTCATGTACCTCAAGCTCGGGGAGGTGCCGGTCGTGGTGGCCACGTCCCCGGAGGCCGCCCGCGAGATCATGCGGACGCACGACGTCGTCTTTGCGACACGGCCTTGGAGCCCCACCATGAAGATCATGAACTCCGAAGGGGAAGGGCTGGTATTCGCACGCTACGGCACCCCGTGGCGGCAGCTCCGCAAGATCTGCATCCTGGAGCTTCTCAGCGCGCGCCGCGTGCAGTCGTTCCGCCACATCAGGGAGGACGAGGTCGGCCGCCTCGTGGCCGCCGTCGCGGCGGTGCCGCCTGGGGAGCCAGTGAACTTGAGCGAGCGGATCGCCGTGCTCATCACCGACTCGGCGGTGCGCGCCATGATCGGGGACAGGTTCAAGAGGCGGGAGGAGTTCTTGCAGACGCTCGAGGAAGGGGTCAAGCTCGCCACCGGGTTCAACCTTGGCGACTTCTTCCCATCGTCGTTGCTCGCCAACTTCATCAGCGGCACGGCACGGCTGGCGGAGGAGAACCACCGCAAGAGCTACGAGCTCATGGAGTACGCGATCAAGCaacacgaggagcagagggccgcCGCCTCGGCGAACGGCGACGTGGAGGAAGGAGAGGACCTAGTGGGCGCGCTCTTGAGGATCCGCAAGGAAGGTGGCCTCGACGTGCCTCTTACCATGGGAATGGTCAAAGGAGTCATACTT GATTTATTTGGCGCTGGGAGCGAGACATCAGCTACCACGCTTCAATGGGCCATGTCAGAGCTCATGAGGAACCCAAATGTAATGCGGAAAGTACAAGCTAAAGTACGCGGAAACCTCCAAGAAAAGCATAAAGTGACCGAGGATGACTTGACCGATCTCAAGTACCTCAAACTCGTCATCAAGGAGACAATGAGGTTGCATCCAGCCGCACCATTGCTTCTCCCTAGGGAGGCCAGTGAGCCTTGCAAAATCCTCGGGTACAATGTACCCAAAGGTACCACGGTGTTGGTGAATGCGTGGGCGATTGGCAGAGACCCAAGGCACTGGGAAGACTCCGAGGAGTTCAAACCAGAAAGGTTCGATTCTGGCACGATTGACTTCAAAGGCACAGACTTTGAATACATACCGTTTGGGGCGGGCCGGAGGATGTGCCCTGGAATGACGTTTGCTCAAGCCAACATGGAGATCGTGCTCGCCGCACTGGTCTACCACTTCGATTGGGAGCTCCCGAATGGGGTGAAGCCTGATGGGTTGGACATGACAGAGAAGATGGGAGTAACTGTTCGGCGGAAGAACGATCTGCATCTATACCATGTGGTCCGCGTGCCTCCGATTTGA
- the LOC119316226 gene encoding protein SINE1-like, translating into MGRSLSPLLRQELENLDKDADSRRNAMKTLKSYAKQLDSKSIPHFLAEVSDNKPPGLPSGEFTISLYEVLARVHGRNIVPQIGNIMSTITRTLSSSGGSFPLHQACSKVVPAIARYGIDPSAPEEEKARIIASLCKPLCGALMSDQDGAASGAALCLKALVESSNWRFASGEAVNEVCLKVAGAMHDRSTRSNAHMGLAMALVKHNGLIAEAYARSLVRSALQVLDGDAAESSSQKRLSAIQMINFFMKFVDPRSISSELGKVVDVMEQCQNDRMPFVRGAAFETSQTAKNIAAQKGSRHEVTTSPMVGSNFQRRREKSPCRSLWNVKGSSPASSTMSASPIQFQSPESQVVDSTIMYGSSTLTESPISIGQSSCNFDQSRRANRRLWSNDGVDVSNKDGLFIRFCSNGKCLEDDLGEVCDSEVTDADFECTGTFTGFVSASPNNTLSRDETPSPQASERPISIDDVKLYTTPRKLLRSLQSSYDFDSDRHKEKSIMKLNCSSSSSSSSSSSPPSDQEHKELTESSEDMQSEHSESKTEEGDKEIETAVVRPRANGTTEIVCNEDKSGLSSTEVADTTREESSEVEFKELDVCVKRSSGKTRKYKTIFGCLLSMIMTVVAIIAVLIRIEDSSEDYVGLVPT; encoded by the exons ATGGGCCGGAGCCTGAGCCCGCTGCTCCGGCAGGAGCTGGAGAACCTGGACAAAGACGCCGACAGCCGCCGGAACGCCATGAAGACGCTCAAGTCCTACGCCAAGCAGCTCGACTCCAAGTCCATCCCCCACTTCCTCGCCGAGGTCTCCGACAACAAGCCCCCCGGCCTGCCCTCCGGCGAGTTCACCATCTCGCTCTACGAGGTGCTCGCCAGGGTCCACGGCCGGAACATCGTGCCGCAGATCGGCAACATCATGTCCACCATCACGCGCACGCTGTCCTCGAGCGGCGGCTCCTTCCCCCTGCACCAGGCGTGCTCCAAGGTGGTGCCGGCCATAGCGCGGTACGGCATCGACCCCTCGGCGCCCGAGGAGGAGAAGGCGCGCATCATCGCCTCCCTCTGCAAGCCCCTCTGCGGCGCGCTCATGAGCGACCAGGACGGCGCCGCGTCGGGCGCCGCGCTCTGCCTCAAGGCGCTCGTCGAGTCGAGCAACTGGAGGTTTGCGTCCGGTGAGGCCGTCAACGAGGTCTGCCTGAAGGTCGCCGGGGCGATGCACGACAGGTCGACCCGGTCCAATGCTCACATGGGCCTGGCAATGGCGCTTGTCAAGCACAATGGCCTGATTGCAGAGGCGTATGCGAGGTCCCTTGTGCGGTCTGCCCTGCAGGTCCTTGACGGCGACGCCGCGGAGAGCAGCTCCCAGAAGCGGCTCTCGGCGATCCAGATGATCAATTTCTTCATGAAGTTTGTCGACCCCAGGAGCATATCCTCGGAGCTTGGCAAGGTGGTGGATGTCATGGAGCAATGCCAGAACGACCGCATGCCGTTCGTCCGAGGCGCCGCGTTTGAGACCTCACAGACTGCCAAgaacattgctgcgcagaaggggtCGAGGCACGAGGTCACCACCAGCCCGATGGTGGGCTCCAACTTCCAAAGGAGAAGAGAGAAAAGCCCATGCAGGAGCCTCTGGAATGTCAAGGGCAGCAGCCCTGCAAGCTCCACCATGTCTGCTTCACCGATTCAGTTCCAGTCCCCTGAATCACAGGTGGTAGACTCAACCATCATGTATGGCAGTAGCACGCTCACCGAATCGCCCATCTCGATCGGGCAGTCCTCTTGCAATTTCGATCAGAGTCGGCGCGCGAACAGGAGGTTATGGAGCAACGATGGTGTGGATGTTTCTAACAAGGATGGCTTGTTCATTAGGTTCTGCTCAAACGGCAAGTGCCTTGAAGATGacctgggggaggtttgtgacagcgaaGTAACCGATGCCGATTTTGAGTGCACTGGTACATTCACAGGGTTTGTTTCAGCTAGCCCCAACAACACCTTGTCAAGAGATGAGACCCCCAGTCCGCAG GCCTCTGAAAGGCCAATCAGCATTGATGATGTGAAGCTATACACGACGCCGAGAAAGCTTCTCCGATCCCTCCAGAGTTCGTATGACTTTGACTCTGATCGCCACAAGGAAAAATCAATTATGAAGCTGaactgctcatcatcatcatcgtcatcgtcatcatcatcaccaccatcagaTCAGGAACACAAGGAACTAACGGAGTCATCTGAGGATATGCAATCTGAGCATTCTGAGAGCAAGACTGAAGAGGGGGACAAAGAGATTGAAACTGCTGTTGTTAGGCCTAGGGCTAACGGCACCACTGAGATTGTCTGCAATGAAGATAAATCAGGCCTGTCTAGTACTGAAGTTGCGGATACAACCCGCGAAGAATCCtctgaggttgagttcaaggagctaGATGTTTGTGTGAAAAGAAGCAGCGGGAAGACCAGGAAGTATAAGACAATATTCGGttgtcttttgagcatgatcatgaCCGTTGTCGCAATCATCGCTGTGTTAATTAGGATAGAAGATAGTTCTGAGGATTATGTTGGTCTAGTCCCCACTTGA